Sequence from the Pedobacter sp. D749 genome:
ATCGGGATTGTACTGAAAAAACAAATGGTATTTTCCATTCAAATAGACCATTCCATTTGGATCGTTCATCCAATGGGCTTTAGGCGTAAAATGGTATTTTGGGCGATAGGGTTCCGTATCTGCACTTTTTTGATGCACCATCCTCGTCGACGTGCATCCATAAAAAAAAGATGCAATGAGTAAACCAAAGTATAAAATTCTTTTTATTTCCATTTCTGTAAGTTTAAAATATAATTAATTATTAGTGCTTACCATATGCTTTTGAGTTTCCAGGCCCGGATATTTAATTTTGTATTTCCACCCTCGGAAAAAGTTTCCAGACCAAGTTGAGTGTCAGCGGCAAATGTTGTGGCACTCACCACCTTTCCTCCATCATTCGCGAATATTTCAATCGAAGAACGATCGATAAAGATATGTAAACGAAGGCTACCATTATTCAAATCTAAGGGTACAGCATACTTTTTTGCAAACGATTTTGTAAAAGCGGTATCCGTAATGAAGTTGGTGCAGTTGCGACGGTCTAAGGTAAGTTCACCAAGCTGCGGATCATATCTTAGTTCCAGTTTTCTGCCTTCACCAACGAGCAGGTTAAATCCAAATGCCTTAGCGGTTCCAACGGTGAACGTGGCGTCGAGTTCATAAGAATTCACACCGGGCTTAAAGTTTTTGATAGACTGAACATCTTTTAGCTGTAATTGTTGACGAATACCACTATCACGAAGTTGGGCAAGCTGCGGTATCGGCTGCTGAAAAACCCTCAGTCCGGATGGCGTTTCTCTTAAAGTCATTACCCTGGGAATGGATTGAAAGCCTTTTCCCCATTTTGATGGTGCCCTGCGTGCATAATCCCAGTTCCCCATCCAGCCTATGGCATGAACGGTGTCGGCCAGGCCGTTTTTGTTGTCATAGTCCCTCCAGGTTCTGGTGGCATAATAATCAGGTCCATCATCCAGCCATAAGGCGTGTTCAAGATGTTGATTGCTTAATTGATCAGAAAACAGGATATGATCTACAGCGATGAACCCCGTAGTCGTATCTTTGCTCAGATCTACAAGTTCCAGTTGTGCTTTCTTGCCTACCCAGGGGCGTACATCCCATCCGTTCCATTTAAATACTTTGGTATTATCTCCAGTGGTTGTCCTTACTACCTTGCCATCGACCAAAAGATTTATGCAGGTGCTATCCTGGTGATTTCCACCCATAAGCAAAAAATTAATGGCTTTAGTGGTTATGGTGAAAGCCTGGGATTTTGACCGGACAATTGCCCCAGTAACATTTGCTGTACTGAGGTAATGATTACCTAAATAATCAGTGACACCAGATACTTTGTTTTCATGCGCTTCGGGAAACTCAGACCATTTTGAATTTTTACCCTCAAAATTCTCAAAAACAGACCCGTTGATGCCTTTTCCAACACTAAGGTAATCAGCGAGCTTTTCATCGGTCACAAAAGTTTTTCCATTAAAATCACCCACAAAATACTGCACTCTATTCGGACCTCGTCCGATGATCAGCACCCATTTCTTCTTATTGCTTCCTTCAATCGGAAGTTCGAAAAGGTCAGGACATTCCCAGAATGAGTTTTTGGCACCCAGGCCTTTAAAGCTGCTGCAAAAAGTCCAGTTTTTGAGATCCGATGACTGATAAATATGAATCTGCTGGACGTCAGGTCTGGAAACGACCATCTTCCAGCTTTTATCCTGCTCATACCAGAAAACCTGTGGATCCCTGAAAAACACTTTATTGATATCCAGAATCGGATTCCCCTGGTAATAGTCAAAACTCCGTCCCTCATTATTACTGATGGAAATGGCTTGTGTTTCTGGAAGTGAATCACCAGGAAGGTGTTTGGTATAGAAAGCGATCATACTATTCTTTCCAAATCCTCCGGTGTTCATTTTGTCTACGACCACCGAACCGCTGAAGTAAGAAAATCCCATTCCCTCTTTCATAGGTCTGCGCATTTCCTGCCAGTGAACCAGATCCTTTGAAACCGCATGGCCCCACCAAAAAAGATGATAAATATTGTTATAATGAATAAGTCCATCCGGGTCGCCCATCCATCCTTTTGCTGGGCTGAAATGATACATAGGTCGGTATTCCTGTGCTTTTCTATCGATTTCCTGGGCATATACGCATCCGCCCACCAATAAAAACAGTCCGAGGATATACCTCAAATCAAACCTATAATCAAATTTAATGCTCATCATCCTGACGATTAATGGGTTGATACCTTCAAATTAGTAACTTTTGCCTCTAAACCATTAGCAGTCAGCGACCATGGTGTACCTTTTGCACTATAACTTCTGTTTGTTAGTGCAACCTGATCGTTGAGATAGAGTACGATGATCGATCCATCCACAATAATACTAAAGTCGTATGTTTTTCCCTGTTCGAAAACAAATGGAACGCGGGTAACTTCCTGGCCATTATTATAGGCGGCAATACGATTTGATGCCGGTTCGAACCTGATCTGGTAGGATCCGTTAAGGTCAGTTTTTGCATTAAAGTTTAAGGAGGCTGTTCCGTTAAGATTGCTTAAAGATAGTTTTCCTTTAACCATAGTTGTTCCGTTAAGCGTTGCAAACCTGTATCCTGAAGCTGAAGAGGTTCCGGTTAGGGTATAGTTCCCAGCCGATCCGCTAACGGTGCCGGTCTGAGTGCTCACCACGGCATCTGCATCTTTACTAAAATAACTTTTTACGCTAATTGGGGCTTTCACCGCAAGCTTATCATTGCCCAGCTTAGTAATCTGCTGGCTGATGAGGTTTCCTCCCCAGGTGCGAACACCATTGTCGTTTTCCGGACTGCGGCGGTGTGCCCAACCGAAAGCATAACGTTCAGTACCATTACTTGCTGTTTTACCGGCATAAAACTGATGCCCGTCAAACATATCCATTCCATCTGCTGGTTTTAACCATGGCCCTGCTGAAGACGATGCAACCCTGTAATGCGTTCCCGGGCTTGTGCTCCAGTCTTCTGCAAAAAGCATAAAATACTTGTCATCAATTTTGAAAACATCTGCACATTCAAGCATCAGATAATCGCCTTCAACAGAAAGAGGTCCTCTTAATTGCCAGTTATCACTTGCCGGATCGCTACTGGTGTAAACGAGTATTACACCTTTGTTTTCTTTTTGAGCGCTCACCATCATCCAGTAGGTAGAAAACTCTGTATTATAGAATACATACGGATCTCTAAAGTCTGTGGTTGCATAACCTTCTGGTGCTTTGAGCGCAAAACCAGACTTCTTTGTCCATCCTGTAGTTGTGCTGCAGGTGGCGTACATGATCGCTTCACGTGTATTGCCCGTTACAAATGCACTGTTGGCATTCTGCAACCAGCTGTTATTTGCATTATAACCTGTATAGTAAAAGTAATTTGTATTTCCAGCCTTTACCATAGAGCCTGTACCAATGAGGTTATCCTGAGTAGATTTATTGCCATAAGGAATCATCTCGCCATCATAGCTGAAGTCGAGCAGGTTTTTAGAACTCAGCTTGTGGATAGCATGCTGACCAGTGCTACTTTGCTTCACCTGATCAGGATCATCGTGCAGAAAAAACAGTTCGAACTGTCCGTTCACATAGCTAGGCATCACATCACCAACCCAACCTGTCGACTGGCCTGTAGTGGAATTCGGGCTTATTTGTGGTTTCGGGAAGATGTTAAATTTCTCTTCGCTAAAAGGTTCAGCCGGGGCGTAGGTTTTTTCTTTGGTGCAAGACAGGAAAAGCGAAATCGCCATTCCTGCTAATAATATTCTTTTCAATGCCATATTAAATCACTATTTAATTGTGAAATTATTTTTTTAGATAGTCGATCGCATTTTTGGTAAGTCTGCGAATGTTCGTGATGAATCTATTACTGGTAGGCGCACCATTTTGAGGTTCTGAATACCAATCGTATGCACCAAAGGTGATTACGACTACATTTCCAGGGCCATTTGCCTGAGGCCATTCAGCAATGCCAACGCGGCCGTCGAGGTTATCGTCCCATGCCTCAGATGCCAGGTTTATTCCACCTGTCTGCTGACGCCATCCTGCACCATTCATGTAACCTCCCCAGTCTGGAAGAAACCACCAGGCCGTGTGGTTAAGTCTGAATGTTCCTTTTTGCAAAAGATTAGCCTTCCCGGTTTCATAGGTCTCCAGCCCCTGAAAGAGGGGATGAGATTCCTTGCCTTTGAAAGAGATCCCCCAATCGCTACCATTTTCGATAAAGCCAGCGCCAAGGGCAAAATCTCCAAAAACATTGTTTGGCCCTTTACCAGCCGGCACCACGCCTAAAGCCTCTACGTACCTACCCGCCATTGAGGTTAGCAGCAAACTTCCGCCTCCATTTCTGTATGCCTTGAGCGCATTGATAACGGCTGCACTAGTTGCCTGGGCTGGGAGATCCTGTGCAGAATCGAAATGCCACCAAATTACTTTATAATTGGAAAGACGCTTTCCGGTTTCCAATGCGGCAAATGAAATATAGTCTGCAGTAGGGTAGGTGGCAAAAAACCAGTCACTTGCTGCTTTTTCATCCGGGTTAGTTATTGCCGATCTTGAACTTGCTGTACCTAAAAACGCATACTCGCTTATAGAATTGCTGATAAAGGTGACCTGGTAACTTGTGGTAAAATTACCCTTGGTGAAAGTGTAGGTTACTGGTTGATTGAAATCCTGTGCTGTACCACTTAGCGGGCTAACCACAACATCTTGCTCTGCTTCTATGATTGGCTTAATTCCAGCTAAATCTGTTCCGTCGGGAAGAATTAACGTTGCGGTACGGTTATCGTGATTTATCGATGCTTTTAAGCTACCCACAGAGACGCTTTTGAGTGGAGGAATAATTTTCACCGTTGTTGAATAATCTTTAAAAAGATTTCCATTCACTACCCTGAAATCTACGGCACCTGTAAAATTAATGGGTTTATTAAAATTCATGGAACTTGTTGCGCCATCTGGCATTTCCACTTTAGGTGTCAAATTTGAAATATCTGTGCCAAAAGGAACATTAACGCTTATCGCACCCGTTTTTTGGTCGATAGTAGCAACAATACCATTAATCGAATAAGACACGAGCTGTACCTGGCTGTCAAGTTTAAAATCATTGTTCTTATCCTTTTTGCAGCCTATGAATGGTAAGACCATTACAAAGACTAAAAATGCTTTCAATATTTGCTTTAATTTCATTTTCTAATCATTTAGAGGTTTAGTAACCTGGATTTTGAACATAGTTGTTTTCACTAAAGAAGATTTGGTTTTGAGGAATTGGTAAGTATTCGTCTCTTCCTTTTGTAAATCTTGCAGTAGTATAAATACTTCTGAAGCTCTTTTCTGAATCAAAAAACGAGTTGATCACCTGATCGGCTACGCCCCAACGGATGAGATCAAAAAACCTTTCTCCTTCCAGTGCCATTTCTAAACGGCGTTCAAATCGCAAAGCTTTTCTGGCGTTTGCCTGATCCCAAACGATGTTTGTTCCCGGAACATATTGCTGTACATTGTATTTGGAGGTCGGCTGTCCGTTGGCCATCACCAGTTTTGCTGTGCTTTTAGATGCCCGGTCTCTTATTGCATTAATAATCGGTAAAGCCTCAGTCTGCCTGCCCAGTTCAATCAGTGCCTCTGCTTTAAATAACATCACATCAGCCAACCTGATCATGATTCTGGCTTTTGTATTGCCGAAAAAGGGAGCAACATTTATAAAACAGTCACAATCAGGTGATACGTTTTCTTTCATAGAATTATAAGTTCCGTATAGCGGAATATTTCTGCTCCAGCTTGCTGTAACCACTCTTGAAGGATCATATTTCCATGGAGCTCCAGGTCTGGATATGGTATGGTCTACCCTTGGATCGACTGTATTTGTAGTAAAATCGACATTCTGTTGGTTGAAAGTATCGAATAGCGGTATCCCGGTAGTTGTTGTTCTGAAAGCATTCATCAGGGTTTGTGACGGTTTTTGGAAATCGCAGCATCCAATACCTTGTGGTACCGTAAGCATATCACCAAAGTTTACCCGGCCTCGTCCTGCGCCATCATTACTCGAAAACTGAACAGACATAATCGCTTCAGTACCATTCTCAAATGTTCCAGAGGTGAAATTATTTGCAAAATCTGCCTGTAACTTATAAGATGAGGCCAGCACCTGATCGGATGCATCAATAACCTGTTGTAACCTGTTCTGGTCGATTCCTGTTACGGCATGTGTTGCATTTTGCGTGTAAGCCTGGAACAAACGTGTTTTCGCTAAAAAAGCATAAGCAGCAAATTTATTGGCTCTTCCTATTTGTGGTTGGGTTGCTGGTAATGCCTCGGCAGCAGCCTGAAAGTCACCGGCAATCTTCTCCAGAATCTGATCTCTGCTTAGTGCATTGTTCTTCACTAATTTGTAGTCATCTGAAGGTACTGTATCATCAATATACGGGATATTCTTAAACAGGTTTTCTACCATCAGGTACCAGTATCCGCGTAAGAAACGAAGCTCTGCTAAACGGGTTTTAACCAAGGGATATTCCGCTTCGCTAAATTTGCTTAATACTCTAATGCCTTCATTTGCCCGCCTGATGCCTACATAGATATTAAACCAGATGCCATCATAGTTCCATTGATCAGGTCTGGAGGCAATAAAAGTCTCCATATTATGGAAAACATCTCCATCATTGATACCGCCACCTCCTTTATAGGCATCATCAGCGCGGATATTTCCATACTGATACATACTAAATGCCCTGTTGATTTCATCGTTTCCTAATTGTGAATAAGCGGCGGTTACAAAACCCTCGGCCTGTGCCGGAGTTGCAACCTGGCTTTCGTTAAGCGAACCTTTAGGTCCAACTTCAAGTGCTTTTTTGCAGCCCGTGGCTAATATTAGCGAGACAGCAAGGGTGATTATATATTTTTTCATAATAAAATCTTCAATTATTTAAAATCTTACGTTAATTCCGGCTGTAACAACCAATGGATTAGGGTAGCCAAATCCTGGGGTCTCCGGATCCAGACCAGTAAAGGATTTTGACTTCATTAAAATGGCTAAATTGTCTCCTCCGATGTAAACACGAAGATTCTGCATTTTTAACTTGCTGATCAGCTGTTTGTTAAATGTATAGCCGATTTGAGCGTTTCTCAGTTTAAGATAAGATCCATTTTCGATAAAATAGGTCGAAAGACGAGATTCGAAATTATCATCTGTAAGCGCTACTGCCGGAATATCGGAGTTCGGATTGGAAGGTGACCATGCGTTTAATAACCTTGCTCCTTTATTTGAGGAAGATTCAACGGCACTCCAGAAATCCGTATAGGATTTGGCCTCATTTTGTACGGCTACATCACCTATACCCTGCAGAAGAAAAGAGAAATCAAAATTTTTGTAGTTGATATTTGCGTTAAACCCATATGTATATTTAGGTAGTGGATTTCCAATCCAGGTACGGTCATTTACATCGATAACACCGTCATGGTTTAAATCCACGTAACGGATTCTTCCAAGTCCTTTGTTGGGTTGCGCAGCATGATTATCTACTTCAGCCTGAGTCCTGAAAAGACCATCGGCAACATAACCGAAGAAAGATCCAATGGTTCTTCCCAGAATATTCTGTCCCTTGCCATCACCTCCGTAGGCGTTCACTACTGCCGGAGGCAAATAGGTAACCTTATTTCTAACCATATCGAAATTCCCGTTCACATCAATGCTTAAATCATCAGTTAAGCGGCTTTTGTGTCCCAGGGATAGTTCAAATCCACGGTTTTCCATTGATGCCCCGTTTACATAGGTATTACCGCCTTCGCCAAGTACGCCAATGTATGGAGGAAGTAATAATATGCCGGTGGTTTTCTTAATGTAATAGCCAACACTACCATAAAGTTTTTGTTTCCAGAGCGAAAAGTCGAGTGCGACATTGCTCATTTCTGTTGCTTCCCAACGCAGGTTTGGATTGGCATTCTGGGATAGATAAAACCCGGAAGGAAGCACACCGCTTTTGTTTCCATTGATATCGTAAGAAGTGATATTGTAATTGGACAGGTAAATATTATAAATCGCGTTATTATTAATCTCCTGATTACCGGTTTTCCCCCATCCTGCATGAAGTTTCAAATCGTCTACAATGGAGGTATTATTCTTTACGAAAGATTCTTCGCTAATTCTCCAGGCACCTGAGAATGCAGGGAACCAACCATATTTATTATTTGCTCCAAACCTGGAAGAACCGTCTCTTCTGATGGTTGCAGACAGGAGGTAGCGATCCATATAAGAATAGTTCGCTCTACCTATATAAGACATAAGCACGTTTTTTGCGCCACTGCCGCTGTTGTCTTTTATTCCTGTACCGGCATCTAAATACAGGTAGTCAGGATCTTCTAAAACAAATCCTTCCCGTGATGCCATAAAAGTATTGTTATTCTCAACAAAGTGTTCCGTTCCTGCAAAGGCATTAAGGCGATGATTGCCTGACTCCAGGCTATAATTCAGGGTATTGGTCCAGGTAGTTTTTACATTGTGTGTCTGGGTATTGATTACTTTGTTCACATCATTAACCAGGTAACCGCTCTGGTATTTTTTTTGCCAGTTCCGGCTGGTATAGTCACCGTAATCAATCCCGAAATTGGATTTGAATACCAAACCCTTGGCGATTTTAACATCTGCAAAGAAATTACCAAATAACCTCATATAGTCATAACCATTCTGTTGATTATCCTCCAGCACGCGAACAGGGTTCTGGCGATCGTTCATCCCGTCAACAGGACCGCCCCAGCCTATGCCGTCTACGGTATGCACCGGTATAATAGGCAATGCCTGCAGTGCGGAATTGATAATATCGGCAGCAACTTCTTTTGTTTTGGTTATGCTCAGGTTCTGACCTATCGTCAAGCCACCATTGAATAACTTATAGTCTGAATTTATTCTTGCTGAAATACGGTTGAATCCGGTCGTTCTTACAATGCCTTTGTTGTCAAAGTATCCGAGGGAAAGTAAATAGTGTCCGTTTTCAGTGCCGCTTGAAACCTGCGCATCATAATTCTGAATGATACCAAGCTGGGATATTTCTTTAAACCAATCTGTATTTGAAGTGCGAAGGGTTTGGGTAGAATTAAGAAATTCGGGTAAAAGAACCTTGTTCAATACAGGCTGATTGGTGTTTGGGTCAACCTTCCAGTCGAATTGATAACGCAATCCATTCGAATTAGGATCGAGGTTTTTGTTAACATAAGCCTGCCACAAAATTTTACCATAACCTTGCGCATCCAGCATATCCAACTTATTGACATAGGTAGAAAGCGATGAGTAAGCGTTCCCACTTAACTGTGTCTTACCGGTTTTACCCTTTTTAGTGGTAATTACAATTACGCCGTTTCCTGCCCTGGCACCATAGATACTGGCAGATGAAGCATCTTTAAGAATCTGCATCGATTCGATATCAGCTTGATTGAGTTCATGCATGCCTGACTTGGTAGGTACGCCATCGATAATGTATAGGGGATCATTGTTATTTAAAGTTCCGATACCCCTGATTCTGATGGTTGCCGGAGCGCTGGGGGCTCCGTTTCCTGTGATGTATACGCCCGCTACCTGGCCCTGCAATGCTTTCATCGGGTTGGCTACAGATTGCTTTTTAAGTTCATCTACATCCACAATGGCCACATCACCTGTCAGATCTTTTTTTCTTTCCGTCTGGTAGCCCGTTACCACCACATCGTTCAGGTTGGTAGCGGAAACTTCCAGTTGTGCGTCTACTACCGAAGTAGGGCCAACCTTGGAACTAACTGTCTGAGCACCCATGTAAATAAAGCGGAGGGTTTGCCCTGCGGCGGCCTGGATTATAAATTTCCCTTTTTCGTCTGTTTGTGTGGATTTACCGGTCTCTACATTATAGACGGAAGCTCCCGGAACAGGTTTTGAGGATTTATCGGTAACCGTCCCGGTAATGTTTCGGATTTGTGCGTATGTACTTGCCATAAAGCAAAACACAAGAACACAGCAAA
This genomic interval carries:
- a CDS encoding glycoside hydrolase family 32 protein, yielding MSIKFDYRFDLRYILGLFLLVGGCVYAQEIDRKAQEYRPMYHFSPAKGWMGDPDGLIHYNNIYHLFWWGHAVSKDLVHWQEMRRPMKEGMGFSYFSGSVVVDKMNTGGFGKNSMIAFYTKHLPGDSLPETQAISISNNEGRSFDYYQGNPILDINKVFFRDPQVFWYEQDKSWKMVVSRPDVQQIHIYQSSDLKNWTFCSSFKGLGAKNSFWECPDLFELPIEGSNKKKWVLIIGRGPNRVQYFVGDFNGKTFVTDEKLADYLSVGKGINGSVFENFEGKNSKWSEFPEAHENKVSGVTDYLGNHYLSTANVTGAIVRSKSQAFTITTKAINFLLMGGNHQDSTCINLLVDGKVVRTTTGDNTKVFKWNGWDVRPWVGKKAQLELVDLSKDTTTGFIAVDHILFSDQLSNQHLEHALWLDDGPDYYATRTWRDYDNKNGLADTVHAIGWMGNWDYARRAPSKWGKGFQSIPRVMTLRETPSGLRVFQQPIPQLAQLRDSGIRQQLQLKDVQSIKNFKPGVNSYELDATFTVGTAKAFGFNLLVGEGRKLELRYDPQLGELTLDRRNCTNFITDTAFTKSFAKKYAVPLDLNNGSLRLHIFIDRSSIEIFANDGGKVVSATTFAADTQLGLETFSEGGNTKLNIRAWKLKSIW
- a CDS encoding RagB/SusD family nutrient uptake outer membrane protein, with product MKKYIITLAVSLILATGCKKALEVGPKGSLNESQVATPAQAEGFVTAAYSQLGNDEINRAFSMYQYGNIRADDAYKGGGGINDGDVFHNMETFIASRPDQWNYDGIWFNIYVGIRRANEGIRVLSKFSEAEYPLVKTRLAELRFLRGYWYLMVENLFKNIPYIDDTVPSDDYKLVKNNALSRDQILEKIAGDFQAAAEALPATQPQIGRANKFAAYAFLAKTRLFQAYTQNATHAVTGIDQNRLQQVIDASDQVLASSYKLQADFANNFTSGTFENGTEAIMSVQFSSNDGAGRGRVNFGDMLTVPQGIGCCDFQKPSQTLMNAFRTTTTGIPLFDTFNQQNVDFTTNTVDPRVDHTISRPGAPWKYDPSRVVTASWSRNIPLYGTYNSMKENVSPDCDCFINVAPFFGNTKARIMIRLADVMLFKAEALIELGRQTEALPIINAIRDRASKSTAKLVMANGQPTSKYNVQQYVPGTNIVWDQANARKALRFERRLEMALEGERFFDLIRWGVADQVINSFFDSEKSFRSIYTTARFTKGRDEYLPIPQNQIFFSENNYVQNPGY
- a CDS encoding TonB-dependent receptor; amino-acid sequence: MRKVILCCVLVFCFMASTYAQIRNITGTVTDKSSKPVPGASVYNVETGKSTQTDEKGKFIIQAAAGQTLRFIYMGAQTVSSKVGPTSVVDAQLEVSATNLNDVVVTGYQTERKKDLTGDVAIVDVDELKKQSVANPMKALQGQVAGVYITGNGAPSAPATIRIRGIGTLNNNDPLYIIDGVPTKSGMHELNQADIESMQILKDASSASIYGARAGNGVIVITTKKGKTGKTQLSGNAYSSLSTYVNKLDMLDAQGYGKILWQAYVNKNLDPNSNGLRYQFDWKVDPNTNQPVLNKVLLPEFLNSTQTLRTSNTDWFKEISQLGIIQNYDAQVSSGTENGHYLLSLGYFDNKGIVRTTGFNRISARINSDYKLFNGGLTIGQNLSITKTKEVAADIINSALQALPIIPVHTVDGIGWGGPVDGMNDRQNPVRVLEDNQQNGYDYMRLFGNFFADVKIAKGLVFKSNFGIDYGDYTSRNWQKKYQSGYLVNDVNKVINTQTHNVKTTWTNTLNYSLESGNHRLNAFAGTEHFVENNNTFMASREGFVLEDPDYLYLDAGTGIKDNSGSGAKNVLMSYIGRANYSYMDRYLLSATIRRDGSSRFGANNKYGWFPAFSGAWRISEESFVKNNTSIVDDLKLHAGWGKTGNQEINNNAIYNIYLSNYNITSYDINGNKSGVLPSGFYLSQNANPNLRWEATEMSNVALDFSLWKQKLYGSVGYYIKKTTGILLLPPYIGVLGEGGNTYVNGASMENRGFELSLGHKSRLTDDLSIDVNGNFDMVRNKVTYLPPAVVNAYGGDGKGQNILGRTIGSFFGYVADGLFRTQAEVDNHAAQPNKGLGRIRYVDLNHDGVIDVNDRTWIGNPLPKYTYGFNANINYKNFDFSFLLQGIGDVAVQNEAKSYTDFWSAVESSSNKGARLLNAWSPSNPNSDIPAVALTDDNFESRLSTYFIENGSYLKLRNAQIGYTFNKQLISKLKMQNLRVYIGGDNLAILMKSKSFTGLDPETPGFGYPNPLVVTAGINVRF
- a CDS encoding glycoside hydrolase family 32 protein, which translates into the protein MKRILLAGMAISLFLSCTKEKTYAPAEPFSEEKFNIFPKPQISPNSTTGQSTGWVGDVMPSYVNGQFELFFLHDDPDQVKQSSTGQHAIHKLSSKNLLDFSYDGEMIPYGNKSTQDNLIGTGSMVKAGNTNYFYYTGYNANNSWLQNANSAFVTGNTREAIMYATCSTTTGWTKKSGFALKAPEGYATTDFRDPYVFYNTEFSTYWMMVSAQKENKGVILVYTSSDPASDNWQLRGPLSVEGDYLMLECADVFKIDDKYFMLFAEDWSTSPGTHYRVASSSAGPWLKPADGMDMFDGHQFYAGKTASNGTERYAFGWAHRRSPENDNGVRTWGGNLISQQITKLGNDKLAVKAPISVKSYFSKDADAVVSTQTGTVSGSAGNYTLTGTSSASGYRFATLNGTTMVKGKLSLSNLNGTASLNFNAKTDLNGSYQIRFEPASNRIAAYNNGQEVTRVPFVFEQGKTYDFSIIVDGSIIVLYLNDQVALTNRSYSAKGTPWSLTANGLEAKVTNLKVSTH
- a CDS encoding DUF4960 domain-containing protein, whose product is MKLKQILKAFLVFVMVLPFIGCKKDKNNDFKLDSQVQLVSYSINGIVATIDQKTGAISVNVPFGTDISNLTPKVEMPDGATSSMNFNKPINFTGAVDFRVVNGNLFKDYSTTVKIIPPLKSVSVGSLKASINHDNRTATLILPDGTDLAGIKPIIEAEQDVVVSPLSGTAQDFNQPVTYTFTKGNFTTSYQVTFISNSISEYAFLGTASSRSAITNPDEKAASDWFFATYPTADYISFAALETGKRLSNYKVIWWHFDSAQDLPAQATSAAVINALKAYRNGGGSLLLTSMAGRYVEALGVVPAGKGPNNVFGDFALGAGFIENGSDWGISFKGKESHPLFQGLETYETGKANLLQKGTFRLNHTAWWFLPDWGGYMNGAGWRQQTGGINLASEAWDDNLDGRVGIAEWPQANGPGNVVVITFGAYDWYSEPQNGAPTSNRFITNIRRLTKNAIDYLKK